From a single Parambassis ranga chromosome 2, fParRan2.1, whole genome shotgun sequence genomic region:
- the LOC114432456 gene encoding E3 ubiquitin-protein ligase Midline-1-like — protein MDSLESELTCPICLELFEDPLLLPCAHSLCFGCAHRILVSHCTTNESVQSIGAFQCPTCRYVISLSPERGLEGLKRNVTLQNIIDRVQRASSSAGLPLPLALPAPHSGPNSPGEEGSNRLALVPVSAAMSSPGTPPEPVQCQFCEQDPPQDAVKTCVTCEVSYCEECLKATHPNKKPFTGHRLIEPMPDCHLRGLQCLEHDEEKVNMYCVTDDQLICSLCKLVGRHRDHQVAALSDRYEKLRQALDSNLSNLIKRNNELESLMGKLIQTCQHVEVNASRQEGKLLEECDILIDIIQQRRQLIASKIKEGKAQRLRKLAQQISNCKQCIERSSALITQADQTLKETDHARFLQTAKSINERVSMATASTQVLIPEINLTDTFDTFALDFTREKKLLESLDYLTAPGAPCIREELCTASYDTITVHWTSDDEFTVVSYELQYAIFTGQSNIASLCNSLESWMIVPNIKQNHYTVHGLQSGTKYIFVVKAINQAGSRSSEPGTLKTNSQPFKLDAKSAHKKLKVSHDNLTVERDETTSKKGHNQERFCSQSSYGVVGNVYIDSGRHYWEALIGGSTWYAVGIAYKSAPKHEWIGKNSASWVLCRCNNSWVVRHNSKELAIEPSPHLRRVGVLLDYDAGYLAFYDAVGSQHLHTFHVSFVQPVCPVFNVWNKCLTILTGLPIPDHLEGIEPNN, from the exons ATGGACTCTCTGGAGTCTGAGCTGACCTGCCCAATCTGCCTGGAGCTCTTTGAAGACCCGCTGCTGCTCCCCTGCGCCCACAGCCTGTGCTTCGGCTGCGCCCACCGCATCCTCGTCTCCCACTGCACCACCAACGAATCTGTTCAGAGCATCGGCGCTTTCCAGTGCCCCACCTGTAGATATGTCATTTCCCTGAGTCCAGAACGCGGACTTGAAGGACTTAAAAGAAACGTGACCTTGCAGAACATTATTGATAGAGTTCAGCGCGCTTCATCTTCTGCTGGGCTGCCCCTACCCCTGGCACTGCCTGCCCCACACAGCGGGCCCAACTCTCCCGGTGAAGAAGGGAGCAACCGGTTGGCACTGGTCCCTGTCAGCGCCGCCATGTCCAGCCCGGGCACACCTCCAGAGCCGGTCCAATGCCAGTTCTGTGAACAGGACCCGCCGCAGGACGCTGTTAAGACATGCGTGACGTGCGAGGTGTCATACTGCGAGGAGTGCCTCAAAGCGACACACCCAAACAAGAAGCCATTTACGGGCCACCGGCTCATTGAGCCAATGCCGGACTGCCACCTGAGGGGGCTCCAGTGTCTGGAGCATGATGAGGAGAAAGTGAATATGTACTGTGTCACTGATGACCAGCTCATCTGCTCACTGTGCAAACTGGTTGGAAGGCACAGAGaccaccaggtggcagcactgAGCGACCGCTATGAAAAACTCAGG CAAGCTCTGGACTCCAACCTGAGTAATCTGATCAAGAGGAACAACGAGCTGGAGTCTCTAATGGGAAAACTGATTCAGACTTGTCAACATGTAGAG GTGAATGCGTCCCGCCAGGAGGGCAAGCTCTTGGAGGAGTGTGATATCCTGATTGACATTAttcagcagaggaggcagctCATAGCCAGCAAGATCAAAGAGGGGAAG GCACAGAGGCTTCGGAAGCTCGCACAACAGATCTCAAACTGCAAGCAGTGCATCGAGAGGTCCTCAGCCCTCATCACACAGGCCGACCAGACACTGAAAGAAACAGACCACGCTCGCTTCCTGCAGACGGCCAAGAGCATCAACGAGAG ggtttccatggcaaccgcATCCACCCAAGTGCTGATCCCAGAGATAAACCTGACTGACACCTTCGACACCTTCGCCCTGGATTTTACCAGAGAGAAGAAGTTGCTGGAGAGCCTGGATTACCTAACTG CCCCGGGCGCTCCATGCATAAGGGAGGAGTTGTGCACAGCCTCCTACGACACCATCACTGTCCACTGGACATCCGATGATGAATTCACAGTGGTGTCCTATGAGCTCCAGTACGCCATCTTCACCGGGCAGTCCAACATTGCAA GTCTGTGTAACTCATTGGAAAGTTGGATGATTGTTCCTAACATCAAGCAGAACCACTACACAGTGCACGGTCTGCAGAGCGGCACCAAGTATATCTTTGTTGTCAAGGCCATTAACCAAGCGGGAAGCAGGAGCAGCGAACCAGGGACTCTGAAGACCAACA GCCAGCCATTTAAACTAGACGCCAAATCTGCTCATAAGAAGCTAAAGGTGTCCCACGATAACCTGACAGTGGAGCGGGATGAAACCACATCCAAGAAAGGCCACAACCAGGAGCGCTTCTGCAGCCAGAGCAGCTATGGCGTCGTCGGAAATGTCTATATTGACAGTGGGCGTCACTACTGGGAGGCTCTGATTGGAGGAAGTACATG GTACGCAGTAGGCATAGCCTACAAATCAGCACCAAAGCACGAGTGGATTGGCAAAAACTCGGCTTCCTGGGTGCTCTGCCGCTGCAACAACTCCTGGGTGGTGCGGCACAACAGCAAGGAGTTGGCCATCGAGCCCTCACCCCACCTGCGACGTGTCGGCGTCCTCCTGGACTACGATGCTGGATACCTGGCCTTTTATGATGCTGTGGGCTCCCAGCACCTGCACACATTTCACGTCTCCTTCGTCCAGCCCGTGTGCCCCGTGTTTAACGTGTGGAACAAATGTCTGACGATTCTCACCGGCCTGCCCATCCCTGACCACCTGGAGGGTATTGAACCCAACAACTAA